A window of the Pseudomonas furukawaii genome harbors these coding sequences:
- a CDS encoding TonB-dependent receptor, with protein sequence MQYRSFTLTPLARALLLGLGLAAALPAPGIAAPREIAAESPRQRYDIPAGALEAALNRFGREAGVLLSFSPELTAGRSTQGLSGEYSVDEGLHHLLAGSGLAAVAEDGGYSLQSTGAALEVDRQVVVGSRAPTSISELPGTVWIIDAPQLQEQTRAGVPFKEALGQLIPGLDIGPQGRTNYGQNMRGRSALVMIDGVSLNSSRGISRQFDSIDPFNIERIEVLSGASAVYGGGATGGIINIVTKKGEAGAARFNSEVGLRSGFETHQDHDWRVAQSVSGGTEQIKGRASVAYQKNGAAYDGSGDQVMLDITQTDLQYNRSVDVMGSLDFAFDNGHSLSLGAQWYDSGYDGDKGVDLGRDFAGLRGEEAFEIEGGARFDREPRTQRQQFNATWHAPEVLGHDLYLQAYYRREEMAFQPYPSIRFDGSGAIIPGSSYYSASQQNTDYHGLKAVLVKAWDRFTLTYGADIERERFDADQALFDLDTAAQTGGLVAAEYARTGRYPGIDTDSDSLFAQGSWKATDALTLSAGVRRQRTGNDVDDFVAATQQILISKGIGTSADAIPGGEKDYQVDLYNAGAVYKLNKAQQVWANYSEGFELPDPAKYYGQGSYSLVGNHWTLGRHVNVEDSALDGIKTKQVEFGWRHYGGGLDAQLAAFYAWSDKSITYNRTTLLVEQLDNKKRNYGLEGQANYWLNDHWQVGTSALAIRSQQKIDGRWQKQDVTAASPSKLTAFVGWQDGDTSLRLQGVRTFNLSDDGNVLANGQFDGNDHRIDGYTIFDLLGSRTLPVGTLSFGIQNLADKDYTTVWGQRAQVFYSASIPAELFDYHGRGRTYSLSYSLEF encoded by the coding sequence ATGCAGTACCGCTCCTTCACCCTCACCCCCCTCGCCCGCGCCCTGCTGCTGGGCCTGGGCCTGGCCGCCGCCCTGCCCGCCCCGGGCATCGCCGCCCCCCGTGAAATCGCCGCCGAAAGCCCGCGCCAACGCTATGACATCCCGGCCGGAGCCCTGGAGGCCGCCCTCAACCGCTTCGGTCGCGAAGCCGGTGTGCTGCTCTCCTTCAGCCCCGAACTCACCGCCGGGCGCAGCACCCAGGGACTGTCCGGCGAATACAGCGTCGATGAAGGGCTGCACCACCTGCTGGCCGGCAGCGGCCTCGCGGCGGTGGCGGAAGACGGTGGCTACAGCCTGCAATCCACCGGCGCCGCCCTGGAAGTCGACCGCCAGGTGGTGGTGGGCTCCCGCGCGCCCACCAGCATCAGCGAGCTGCCCGGCACCGTGTGGATCATCGATGCGCCCCAGCTCCAGGAGCAGACCCGCGCCGGCGTGCCCTTCAAGGAAGCCCTGGGCCAGCTCATCCCCGGCCTCGACATCGGCCCCCAGGGCCGCACCAACTACGGCCAGAACATGCGCGGCCGCAGCGCCCTGGTGATGATCGACGGCGTCTCCCTGAACAGCTCCCGGGGCATCAGCCGCCAGTTCGACTCCATCGACCCGTTCAACATCGAGCGCATCGAGGTGCTCTCCGGTGCCAGCGCGGTGTACGGCGGCGGCGCCACCGGCGGCATCATCAACATCGTGACGAAAAAGGGCGAAGCCGGAGCGGCGCGCTTCAACAGCGAAGTGGGCCTGCGCAGCGGCTTCGAAACCCACCAGGACCACGACTGGCGCGTGGCCCAGTCGGTCAGCGGCGGCACCGAGCAGATCAAGGGCCGTGCCTCGGTCGCCTACCAGAAGAACGGCGCCGCCTACGACGGCAGCGGCGACCAGGTCATGCTCGACATCACCCAGACCGACCTGCAGTACAACCGCTCGGTGGATGTGATGGGCAGCCTCGACTTCGCCTTCGACAACGGGCACAGCCTGAGCCTCGGAGCCCAGTGGTACGACTCCGGCTACGACGGCGACAAGGGCGTCGACCTGGGCCGCGACTTCGCCGGCCTGCGTGGCGAGGAAGCCTTCGAGATCGAAGGCGGCGCCCGCTTCGACCGCGAGCCGCGCACCCAGCGCCAGCAGTTCAACGCCACCTGGCACGCGCCCGAGGTGCTGGGTCATGACCTCTACCTGCAGGCCTACTACCGTCGCGAGGAAATGGCCTTCCAGCCCTACCCCAGCATCAGATTCGATGGCAGCGGCGCCATCATCCCCGGTTCGTCCTACTACTCCGCCTCCCAGCAGAACACCGACTACCACGGGCTGAAGGCCGTGCTGGTGAAAGCCTGGGACCGCTTCACCCTCACCTACGGCGCCGACATCGAACGTGAGCGCTTCGACGCCGACCAGGCCCTGTTCGACCTCGACACCGCCGCCCAGACCGGCGGACTGGTGGCCGCCGAGTACGCCAGGACAGGGCGCTACCCCGGCATCGACACCGACAGCGACTCGCTGTTCGCCCAGGGCAGCTGGAAGGCCACCGACGCCCTCACCCTGTCCGCTGGCGTGCGTCGCCAACGCACCGGCAACGACGTGGACGACTTTGTCGCCGCCACCCAGCAGATCCTCATCAGCAAGGGCATCGGCACCAGCGCCGACGCCATCCCCGGCGGCGAGAAGGACTACCAGGTGGACCTCTACAACGCCGGCGCCGTCTACAAGCTGAACAAGGCCCAGCAGGTCTGGGCCAACTACTCCGAAGGCTTCGAACTGCCGGACCCGGCCAAGTACTACGGCCAGGGCAGCTACAGCCTGGTGGGCAACCACTGGACCCTGGGCCGCCATGTGAACGTCGAGGATTCCGCGCTGGACGGTATCAAGACCAAGCAGGTGGAATTCGGCTGGCGTCATTACGGTGGCGGCCTGGATGCCCAGTTGGCCGCCTTCTACGCCTGGTCGGACAAGAGCATCACCTACAACCGCACCACCTTGCTGGTGGAACAGCTGGACAACAAGAAGCGCAACTACGGCCTGGAAGGCCAGGCCAACTACTGGCTGAACGACCACTGGCAGGTGGGGACCAGCGCCCTGGCCATCCGCTCCCAGCAGAAGATCGACGGCCGCTGGCAGAAGCAGGACGTCACCGCCGCCAGCCCCTCCAAGCTCACCGCCTTCGTCGGCTGGCAGGACGGCGACACCAGCCTGCGCCTGCAGGGCGTACGCACCTTCAACCTCTCGGATGACGGCAACGTCCTGGCCAACGGGCAGTTCGACGGCAACGACCACCGGATCGACGGCTACACCATCTTCGACCTGCTGGGCAGCCGGACCTTGCCGGTGGGCACCCTCAGCTTCGGCATCCAGAACCTCGCGGACAAGGACTACACCACCGTCTGGGGCCAGCGCGCGCAAGTGTTCTACAGCGCCAGCATCCCCGCCGAGCTGTTCGACTACCACGGCCGTGGCCGCACCTACAGCCTGAGCTACAGCCTGGAGTTCTGA
- a CDS encoding BRO-N domain-containing protein codes for MHDAYIPRFFYRHDRPLRGVMIDNQPWFSAYDFARLLGLHHPQALHRRLRPFESCRVLLQYASGNEEEVPMINESGLYRALVRFGHPECRGLEEWMSREVIPTLRDLHARDEARPRRVMLSWQTRRLVLLEWQGELWMPWNDMPRHLFHP; via the coding sequence ATGCACGACGCATATATCCCCCGCTTTTTCTATCGCCACGATCGCCCCCTGCGCGGGGTGATGATCGACAACCAACCCTGGTTTTCCGCCTACGACTTCGCCCGCCTGCTGGGCCTGCACCATCCCCAGGCGCTGCATCGTCGCCTGCGCCCCTTCGAGTCGTGCCGGGTGTTGCTGCAGTACGCCAGCGGCAACGAGGAGGAGGTCCCGATGATCAACGAGTCCGGCCTGTACCGGGCGCTGGTCCGCTTCGGTCACCCGGAATGCCGGGGATTGGAGGAGTGGATGAGCCGCGAGGTGATTCCCACGCTTCGCGACCTTCACGCCCGGGACGAGGCGCGGCCGCGCCGGGTGATGCTGAGCTGGCAGACCCGGCGGCTGGTGCTGCTGGAATGGCAGGGTGAACTCTGGATGCCCTGGAACGACATGCCCCGCCACCTGTTCCATCCCTAG
- a CDS encoding DUF3016 domain-containing protein — translation MRPTLPLIVLALLILSPSALAASTEVSFSNVERYTDARLHRDYGRGADDAVLKALKAHIETLGQRHLQAGQTLKVDIRNIDLAGRFEPWRMNGYDVRFLREVTWPRIKLHYSLTQDGRILVAREVTVIDQAYLMHGNRYFSSDRLRYEKSMLDDWFRWNIPPREKTAAH, via the coding sequence ATGCGACCCACGCTGCCCCTCATCGTGCTGGCCTTGCTGATCCTCTCCCCGAGTGCGCTGGCCGCTTCCACCGAAGTCAGTTTCAGCAACGTCGAGCGCTACACCGACGCACGTCTCCACCGCGATTACGGGCGTGGGGCGGATGACGCGGTGCTCAAGGCGCTCAAGGCCCATATCGAGACGCTTGGCCAGCGCCACCTGCAGGCCGGGCAGACCCTCAAGGTGGACATCCGCAACATCGACCTGGCCGGCCGCTTCGAGCCTTGGCGCATGAACGGCTACGACGTGCGCTTTCTCCGCGAGGTGACCTGGCCGCGCATCAAGCTCCACTACAGCCTGACCCAGGACGGCCGGATCCTGGTGGCGCGCGAGGTGACGGTGATCGACCAGGCCTACCTGATGCACGGCAACCGCTACTTCAGCAGCGACCGCCTGCGTTACGAGAAATCCATGCTGGACGACTGGTTCCGCTGGAATATCCCGCCCCGGGAGAAGACGGCGGCCCATTGA
- a CDS encoding DUF3325 domain-containing protein, whose amino-acid sequence MLLLSFACCYLAMTALALAMGRPHKQVLDGAPSVGRCRALRLGALLAMASALALAVGELGGEIGGVIWLCQLMLAGLLLVAVLAWRTRWVLPLVAILPLGGTLLALT is encoded by the coding sequence ATGCTGCTGCTGAGTTTTGCCTGTTGCTACCTGGCGATGACCGCCCTGGCCCTGGCCATGGGCCGCCCGCACAAGCAGGTCCTGGACGGCGCGCCCAGCGTCGGCCGTTGTCGTGCGCTGCGGCTCGGAGCGCTCCTGGCCATGGCCAGTGCGCTGGCGCTGGCGGTGGGGGAGTTGGGCGGGGAGATCGGCGGGGTGATCTGGCTTTGCCAACTGATGCTCGCGGGCCTGCTGCTGGTGGCGGTGCTGGCCTGGAGGACCCGCTGGGTGTTGCCGCTGGTGGCCATCCTGCCCCTCGGCGGCACCTTGCTGGCGTTGACCTGA
- a CDS encoding PepSY-associated TM helix domain-containing protein: MSLRQSMAGLHTWGGLLPSWLLFVILFGGSIACFDKELERWMRPALHEGGGEQTLSIDQVRDWLLAKAPDAHALWMRPPSEREPFWWAGYEPADESEFQRFALDPVTGQALPETLGGSFWFTLHYDLHAGMAGLYIVGIAGMFMLVALVSGIIIHRRIFKDFFTLRPDANGQRAWLDAHNLFGVVGLPFHLLIAYTGLAIFVVFYMPAGIQRAYDGNAEAFFHDVMGAYHREEAKRPAPPPMSLDRLVADAHSRWGGQETGWISVHHPADVSAVVDIRRYDRSGIVDFQWTLSYDAATGELLHEQKPYSPGYQSYAWLTNLHMAQFGGQIVRVLYLLLGLMGCAMVVGGLQVWLSKREARGGRGIGLVRALNGAVVGGLPIASLALLHGNRLIPDDVAARASAEAWTFVGAWVLVAAWAVLRRNSGKVTRDLLLVGALLALGLPLLNPLTAPAGSLPATLARGDWGLAGIDLALLGVGVICGLLAWRRAQPRAVKAPRVRRRLVEEGA; encoded by the coding sequence ATGAGCCTGCGCCAATCCATGGCGGGACTGCACACCTGGGGCGGACTGCTGCCGTCCTGGCTGCTCTTCGTCATTCTGTTCGGCGGCAGCATCGCCTGCTTCGACAAGGAGCTGGAACGCTGGATGCGTCCGGCGCTGCATGAAGGCGGCGGCGAGCAGACGCTGTCCATCGACCAGGTGCGCGACTGGCTGCTGGCCAAGGCACCCGATGCCCACGCGCTCTGGATGCGTCCGCCGAGTGAGCGCGAACCCTTCTGGTGGGCCGGTTACGAGCCGGCGGACGAGAGCGAGTTCCAGCGCTTCGCCCTCGATCCGGTGACCGGGCAGGCCCTGCCGGAAACCCTGGGCGGCAGCTTCTGGTTCACCCTGCACTACGACCTCCACGCCGGCATGGCCGGACTCTACATCGTCGGCATCGCCGGCATGTTCATGCTGGTGGCGCTGGTCAGCGGCATCATCATCCACCGGCGCATCTTCAAGGATTTCTTCACCCTGCGGCCCGACGCCAATGGCCAGCGAGCCTGGCTCGACGCCCACAACCTGTTCGGCGTGGTGGGGTTGCCGTTCCACCTGCTGATCGCCTACACGGGCCTCGCCATCTTCGTGGTCTTCTACATGCCCGCCGGTATCCAGCGTGCCTATGACGGCAACGCCGAGGCCTTCTTCCACGATGTCATGGGCGCCTATCACCGCGAGGAAGCCAAGCGCCCGGCACCGCCGCCCATGTCCCTCGACCGGCTGGTGGCCGATGCCCATTCCCGCTGGGGGGGCCAGGAAACCGGCTGGATCAGCGTGCACCATCCCGCCGACGTCAGCGCCGTGGTGGATATCCGCCGCTACGACCGTTCCGGCATCGTCGACTTCCAGTGGACCCTGTCCTACGACGCGGCCACCGGCGAACTGCTCCATGAGCAGAAGCCGTACAGCCCCGGCTACCAGAGCTACGCCTGGCTGACCAACCTGCACATGGCCCAGTTCGGCGGCCAGATCGTCCGTGTCCTCTACCTGCTGCTCGGCCTCATGGGCTGCGCCATGGTGGTGGGTGGCTTGCAGGTCTGGCTGAGCAAGCGTGAGGCGCGTGGTGGCCGGGGAATCGGCCTGGTGCGCGCCCTCAATGGCGCCGTGGTGGGCGGCTTGCCCATCGCCAGCCTGGCGCTGCTCCATGGCAACCGCCTGATCCCCGACGATGTCGCCGCACGGGCCAGCGCCGAGGCCTGGACCTTCGTCGGCGCCTGGGTGCTGGTGGCGGCCTGGGCGGTGCTGCGTCGCAACAGCGGCAAGGTGACCCGCGATCTCCTGCTGGTCGGTGCCCTGCTGGCGCTTGGCCTGCCGCTGCTCAACCCGCTCACCGCCCCCGCCGGCAGCCTGCCGGCCACCCTGGCTCGTGGTGACTGGGGGCTGGCCGGTATCGACCTTGCGCTCCTGGGCGTGGGCGTCATCTGCGGCCTCTTGGCCTGGCGACGTGCGCAACCCCGGGCGGTGAAGGCACCCCGGGTGCGTCGCCGCCTTGTGGAGGAGGGCGCCTGA
- a CDS encoding DUF3649 domain-containing protein, translating into MRKAKSSTPWSLSARVLAAILGGYALAYVATAFLSVYLPLVRSERVVFASLACFAVYVVGIVWAFAARSALLAWLGLAGLTALLALAAYLPGDFGVRP; encoded by the coding sequence GTGAGAAAAGCCAAGTCATCCACGCCCTGGAGCCTGAGCGCCCGAGTGCTAGCGGCGATCCTCGGCGGTTACGCGCTGGCCTACGTGGCCACCGCCTTCCTGTCCGTCTACCTGCCGCTGGTGCGCAGCGAGCGGGTGGTGTTCGCCAGCCTGGCCTGCTTCGCGGTCTATGTCGTCGGCATCGTCTGGGCCTTCGCCGCGCGCTCGGCCCTGCTTGCCTGGCTGGGCCTGGCCGGGCTGACCGCCCTGCTGGCCCTGGCCGCCTACCTTCCAGGTGATTTCGGAGTGCGACCATGA
- a CDS encoding DUF3509 domain-containing protein — protein MYNPFQILTDAFQAEYRVNFSLVGPDGSIMLTLTNERGVAARRTLSTAQRNDPVRLARVIESIRLGIAIERGHKVGELLTSMTGGHVAPVRAGRVQARGSAGL, from the coding sequence ATGTACAACCCATTCCAGATCCTCACCGATGCATTCCAGGCCGAATACCGGGTCAACTTCAGCCTCGTCGGCCCGGACGGCAGCATCATGCTGACACTGACCAATGAACGGGGCGTCGCAGCCCGGCGCACCCTCAGCACGGCCCAGCGCAACGACCCGGTGCGCCTGGCCCGGGTGATCGAAAGCATCCGCCTGGGCATCGCCATCGAGCGGGGTCACAAGGTCGGGGAACTGCTCACCAGCATGACGGGCGGGCATGTGGCGCCGGTGCGCGCCGGAAGGGTGCAGGCAAGGGGATCGGCGGGCCTCTGA
- a CDS encoding phosphate-starvation-inducible protein PsiE — protein MKIKRAEQLRENLHGLAESLGNLLVESFHYLALFAIGGITAWAAVMAFLGMVEKGHITVDDILLLFIYLELGAMVGIYFKTNHMPVRFLIYVAITALTRLLISDISHHHRPDLGVVYVSGAILLLALAILVVRFASSRFPSVQTEAPPGRKRLRRAPSEAEEEA, from the coding sequence GTGAAGATCAAACGGGCTGAACAACTGCGCGAGAACCTGCATGGCCTGGCGGAGTCGCTGGGCAACCTGCTGGTGGAGAGCTTCCACTACCTGGCCCTGTTCGCCATCGGCGGGATCACCGCCTGGGCCGCCGTGATGGCGTTCCTGGGCATGGTGGAGAAGGGGCACATCACGGTGGATGACATCCTCCTGCTGTTCATCTATCTGGAGCTGGGTGCCATGGTCGGCATCTACTTCAAGACCAACCACATGCCGGTGCGCTTCCTGATCTACGTCGCCATCACCGCGCTGACCCGGCTGCTGATTTCCGATATCTCGCACCATCATCGTCCGGACCTGGGGGTGGTGTACGTTTCCGGTGCCATCCTGTTGCTGGCCCTGGCGATCCTCGTGGTGCGCTTCGCCTCGTCGCGCTTCCCGTCCGTGCAGACCGAGGCGCCGCCCGGTCGCAAGCGCCTGCGCCGCGCCCCGTCCGAGGCCGAGGAGGAGGCCTGA
- a CDS encoding YebG family protein translates to MAVEVVYRSSRDPERLFMDKAEADRYDKMLELAESLAEVLQKAVPSLSEQQVEELGIYMAKNRDIFARAFKNQPDALAELEQPAE, encoded by the coding sequence ATGGCCGTCGAAGTGGTGTATCGCAGCAGCCGGGATCCGGAGCGACTGTTCATGGATAAGGCCGAAGCCGACCGTTACGACAAGATGCTCGAACTGGCCGAGTCCCTGGCCGAGGTCCTGCAGAAGGCGGTGCCCTCGCTGAGCGAGCAGCAGGTCGAGGAGCTGGGCATCTACATGGCGAAGAACCGCGATATCTTCGCCCGCGCCTTCAAGAACCAGCCCGATGCACTGGCGGAGCTGGAACAGCCCGCCGAGTGA
- a CDS encoding dihydrolipoamide acetyltransferase family protein, translating into MKYFKLPDLGEGLQDAEIVQWHVKAGDSVTTDQLLVSVETAKALVDIPAPHDGVVAKLFGQEGDILHVGEPLIGYEGEDADAGTVVGRLEGGGSSQADSFFIGAAPSTREHLAPRATPAVRQLARQLGVELAALAGSGPDGLVTRSDVEQAAQSARDSFGGERLRGVRRSMAINMARSHAEVVPVTIFGDADLHRWAEARDPLIRLGKAIAAACEAEPILNSWFDGRALSIRQHDRLDLGIAVDTPDGLFVPVLRNVGGRSAEDLKEGMARLRADVKARSIPPQEMMGATLTLSNFGTLFGRYANPVVVPPQVAIIGAGGIRDEVVAWEGKPAVHPVLPLSLTFDHRAVTGGEAARFLKALVEALERP; encoded by the coding sequence ATGAAATACTTCAAACTGCCCGACCTCGGGGAAGGCCTGCAGGACGCCGAGATCGTCCAGTGGCATGTGAAGGCAGGCGACAGCGTGACGACCGACCAACTGCTGGTCTCGGTGGAAACCGCCAAGGCCCTGGTGGATATCCCGGCCCCTCACGATGGCGTGGTGGCCAAGCTCTTCGGCCAGGAGGGCGACATCCTCCATGTGGGCGAACCGCTGATCGGCTATGAAGGCGAGGATGCCGACGCGGGCACCGTGGTGGGACGCCTGGAGGGCGGTGGCAGCAGCCAGGCCGACAGCTTCTTCATCGGCGCCGCGCCCTCCACCCGTGAGCACCTGGCGCCCCGTGCCACGCCGGCGGTGCGCCAGCTGGCGCGACAGCTGGGCGTGGAACTGGCGGCCCTGGCCGGCTCCGGCCCCGACGGCCTGGTGACCCGCTCCGACGTGGAGCAGGCCGCCCAGAGCGCCCGTGACAGCTTTGGCGGCGAGCGCCTGCGCGGTGTGCGCCGCAGCATGGCGATCAACATGGCCCGTTCCCATGCCGAGGTGGTGCCGGTGACCATCTTCGGCGACGCCGACCTGCACCGCTGGGCGGAGGCCCGCGATCCGCTGATCCGCCTGGGCAAGGCCATCGCCGCCGCCTGCGAGGCGGAACCCATCCTCAACAGCTGGTTCGACGGCCGCGCCCTGTCCATCCGCCAGCACGACCGGCTCGACCTGGGCATCGCCGTGGACACCCCGGACGGGCTCTTCGTGCCCGTCCTGCGCAATGTCGGCGGACGCAGCGCCGAGGACCTGAAGGAGGGTATGGCGCGGCTGCGGGCCGATGTTAAGGCCCGCTCCATCCCACCCCAGGAAATGATGGGCGCGACCCTCACCCTGTCCAACTTCGGCACCCTGTTCGGCCGCTACGCCAACCCGGTGGTGGTCCCGCCCCAGGTGGCCATCATCGGCGCCGGCGGCATCCGCGACGAAGTGGTGGCCTGGGAAGGCAAGCCGGCGGTGCATCCGGTGTTGCCGCTGTCCCTGACCTTCGACCACCGCGCCGTCACCGGCGGTGAGGCGGCGCGCTTCCTCAAGGCGCTGGTGGAGGCGTTGGAGCGGCCTTAG
- a CDS encoding alpha-ketoacid dehydrogenase subunit beta, with protein MSNLNDTTEKRALLEAVNLALHRAMQEDENVVVLGEDVGVNGGVFRATLGLRDRFGFKRVIDTPLAETMIAGLAVGMAAQGLKPVMEIQFLGFIYAAMEHLVSHASRLRCRTRGRLTCPMVLRSPMGAGIRAPEHHSESTEALFAHIPGLRVVIPSSPARAYGLLLAAIDDPDPVVFLEPTRLYRMNPQPIIDDGKRLPLDSCFTLREGSDITLVSWGASVHETLQAAAQLEERGVSAEVIDVACIKPLDLDTLEASVRKTGRCVIVHEAPRSCGVGAEIAASLYERALLDLHAPIQRVTAPDIPPPLYRLEQLYIPSPEDILAACDLTLNYA; from the coding sequence ATGAGTAACCTCAACGACACCACCGAAAAGCGCGCCCTGCTGGAGGCCGTCAACCTGGCCCTGCACCGCGCCATGCAGGAAGACGAGAACGTGGTCGTGCTGGGCGAGGACGTGGGCGTCAATGGCGGCGTGTTCCGCGCCACCCTGGGCCTGCGGGACCGCTTCGGCTTCAAGCGGGTGATCGACACGCCCCTGGCCGAAACCATGATCGCCGGCCTGGCCGTGGGCATGGCCGCCCAGGGCCTGAAACCGGTCATGGAAATCCAGTTCCTCGGCTTCATCTACGCCGCCATGGAGCATCTGGTGTCCCATGCCAGCCGCCTGCGCTGCCGCACCCGTGGCCGGCTGACCTGCCCCATGGTGCTGCGCAGCCCCATGGGCGCCGGCATCCGTGCCCCGGAGCACCACAGCGAAAGCACCGAGGCGCTGTTCGCCCACATCCCCGGCCTGCGGGTGGTGATCCCCTCGTCGCCGGCGCGGGCCTACGGCCTGCTGCTGGCGGCCATCGACGACCCGGACCCGGTGGTCTTTCTCGAGCCCACCCGGCTTTACCGGATGAACCCGCAGCCGATCATCGACGATGGCAAGCGCCTGCCGCTGGACAGCTGCTTCACCCTGCGCGAAGGCTCGGACATCACCTTGGTGAGCTGGGGCGCCAGCGTCCACGAGACCCTGCAGGCCGCCGCGCAGCTGGAAGAGCGGGGCGTATCCGCCGAAGTGATCGACGTCGCCTGCATCAAGCCGCTGGACCTCGACACCCTGGAGGCCTCGGTGCGCAAGACCGGTCGCTGCGTGATCGTCCACGAGGCGCCGCGCAGCTGCGGGGTGGGCGCGGAAATCGCCGCCAGCCTCTACGAGCGTGCGCTGCTGGACCTGCATGCGCCGATCCAGCGGGTCACCGCGCCGGATATCCCGCCGCCGCTGTACCGCCTGGAGCAGCTCTACATCCCCAGCCCCGAGGACATCCTCGCGGCCTGCGACCTCACCCTGAACTACGCCTGA
- the pdhA gene encoding pyruvate dehydrogenase (acetyl-transferring) E1 component subunit alpha, producing MSNRIELPYTRFLDPEGRLVGELPAWADDFNLLTDLYRRMVLTRLFDQKAVALQRTGRIGTYAPTLGQEAIGVAIGSLLRDEDVLVPYYRDTAVQLMRGVGMEEILLYWGGDERGSDYQAPRAKEDFPICVPIATQSLHACGVATAIKIRGQHRAVVTTCGDGATSKGDFLEALNVAGAWQLPVVFVVNNNQWAISVPRRIQSGAPTLAQKAVGAGFHGEQLDGNDVLAVYDRVRWALDRARQGKGPALLECISYRLGDHTTADDATRYRNADEVKAAWLEEPIKRLQAFLAANRVWDEGREQALVADCQRQVQAAVDRFEAAGIQPVESVLDHVYARWPAALGEQREMLLERVSRREEPSPGATRHPLPPAVEGNRMCSSSSGGDHE from the coding sequence ATGTCCAACCGGATCGAACTGCCCTACACGCGCTTCCTCGACCCCGAGGGGCGGCTGGTCGGCGAACTGCCGGCCTGGGCCGACGATTTCAACCTGCTCACCGACCTTTATCGCCGCATGGTGCTGACCCGCCTGTTCGACCAGAAGGCGGTGGCCCTGCAACGCACCGGCCGCATCGGCACCTACGCCCCGACCCTGGGCCAGGAAGCCATCGGCGTCGCCATCGGCAGCCTGCTGCGGGATGAGGACGTGCTGGTGCCCTATTACCGCGACACCGCCGTGCAACTGATGCGGGGTGTCGGCATGGAGGAGATCCTCCTCTACTGGGGCGGCGACGAGCGCGGCAGCGACTACCAGGCCCCCCGCGCGAAGGAGGACTTCCCCATCTGCGTCCCCATCGCCACCCAGTCCCTGCATGCCTGCGGCGTCGCCACCGCGATCAAGATCCGTGGACAGCACCGGGCGGTGGTCACCACCTGCGGCGACGGCGCCACCAGCAAGGGCGACTTCCTCGAGGCCCTCAACGTGGCCGGCGCCTGGCAGTTGCCGGTGGTCTTCGTGGTGAACAACAACCAGTGGGCCATCTCGGTGCCCCGGCGCATCCAGAGCGGCGCGCCGACGCTGGCGCAGAAGGCCGTCGGCGCCGGCTTCCATGGCGAGCAACTGGACGGCAACGACGTGCTGGCGGTCTATGACCGGGTCCGCTGGGCCCTGGATCGCGCCCGCCAGGGCAAGGGACCGGCGCTGCTGGAGTGCATCAGCTACCGCCTGGGGGACCACACCACCGCCGACGATGCCACCCGTTACCGCAATGCCGATGAGGTGAAGGCGGCCTGGCTGGAGGAGCCCATCAAGCGCCTGCAGGCCTTCCTCGCCGCCAACCGTGTCTGGGACGAGGGCCGCGAGCAGGCCCTGGTCGCCGACTGCCAGCGCCAGGTGCAGGCGGCGGTGGACCGCTTCGAGGCCGCGGGCATCCAGCCCGTGGAGTCCGTCCTGGATCATGTCTACGCACGCTGGCCGGCGGCGCTGGGCGAGCAGCGGGAGATGCTGCTGGAGCGGGTATCCCGCCGGGAGGAACCCTCACCCGGCGCTACGCGCCACCCTCTCCCGCCAGCGGTAGAGGGGAATCGGATGTGCTCTTCGAGCAGCGGAGGCGATCATGAGTAA